ctgaggtgggagactctgtccataggacaacaatcagtcgtatattgcacaaatctggcctttatgaaagagtggcaagaagaaagccatttcttaaagatatccataaaaagtgttgtttaaagtttgccacaagccacctgggagacacaccaaacatgtggaagaaggtgctctggtcagatgaaaccaaaattgaactttttggcaacaatgcaaaacgttatgtttggcgtaaaagcaacacagctgaacacaccatccccactgtcaaacatggtggtggcagcatcatggtttgggcctgcttttcttcagcagggacagggaagatggttaaaattgatggaaagatggatggagccaaatacaggaccattctggaagaaaacctgatggagtctgcaaaagacctgagactgggacggagatttgtcttccaacaagacaatgatccaaaacataaagcaaaatctacaatggaatggttcaaaaataaacatatccaggtgttagactggccaagtcaaagtccagacctgaatccaatcgagaatctgtggaaagaactgaaaactgctgttcacaaatgctctccatccaacctcactgagctcgagctgttttgcaaggaggaatgggaaaaaaattcagtctctcgatgtgcaaaactgatagagacataccccaagtgacttacagctgtaatcgcagcaaaaggtggcgctacaaagtattaacttaagggggctgaataattttgcacgcccaatttttcagtttttgatttgttaaaaaagtttgaaatatccaataaatgtcgttccacttcatgattgtgtcccacttgttgttgattcttcacaaaaaaatacagttttatatctttctgtttgaagcctgaaatgtggcaaaaggtcgcaaagttcaagggggccgaatactttcgcaaggcactgtatgtacaaatAATAGAATATAAGAACACACCTAAGTATGAAAAATAATAgggtacgtttttttttttttttacctgtctgTACCACATGGCTTGCTCTATCCCCGCTCTGGAGTCTAGGCTTGGCTTGGAGTCCTCCTTCCCATGGTGCCCCCCTTCACTCAGCTTCATCTTCAGCCCTTCAGCCTGCTGGGACTTAGATACCTCTCCTTTCAGGCCTGTGGCGGAGGCCTTGGAGGGCTCCGATGGAGAGTCTCTGGTCTTACCCTGGTTCTGTTGGGTCTTGTTGGCCAGGCTGTCTGTCTTTCCAGGGGCCTTGGAGAGAGTGGGTGGCCCCAAGGCCTTCTGCTTCCACTCCTTCTTCATGGAGGCCTCGCGTTCCTTCATGGCCGCCGCATCAGAGCTCTTCTTCTCCGCCACCGCCGCCCGGTGCTGCTCAGAGATCACCTGGCGCTGGCGCTCCTCGTACTGGTGCCGGTAGGCCGGGTTGGTGTTGAGCAGGTGGTTGTGGTAGGCCTGGTCCGGGTGGTAGGCGTACGGGGGAACGTAGGAGTACTGGTTGTAATAGAGAGGCTGCATGTACATGTTGGAGCGCTGTTGGATGActgattgctgctgctgctgttgatgatgatgatgatgatgatgatgttgttgttgttgttgttgactggaGGCGTTCATCTCAGGTTTACGATCTTCGTGAGGCTCCACTTTGACCTTGTCTTCCACATTCTCCTGTTCGTCCTCACGCTTCACTTTCAATGCCGGACTTTCGGTGTGCGGCATGCCAGGGTTGGCGGCACCGGGGCTGGGGCAGGTGTAGTTGGGCGAGTAGTAGGCCTCATAGCCGGCATAGTACGGAGACTCCTTGTTGGGCGTCTGGCTGGGAAACAAGGCTTTCTTGGCTCCTTCTCTGATACCTTGGTCCTCCACCTTGACCTTCACCCCTTCCACAAGTCTGCCCTCGCCGTCCTCCCCTGCGTCCGAGATGTCCGAGTACGCCGGGCTGTTGGTCTTGACCGAGGAGTTGTCGGCTCCGCCACCATTCTGGGTGACCACGTGGAGGGGCGTGAGTGGCTGAGGCATTCCCGTGCCCTCTATCCGGCTGGCCACCCCTATGGACAGACTGGGGGCGTTGTCGGTGAAGCTGTAGATCTTATCCGCCTCTGCCTTGATGCTGGCAAGACGGCTCTGGTGGGGGTCCGAGGAGCCGTTAAGTAGCCCGTCACCTTTTCCTGGCTCTGAGGACTCAGAGTAGGGACTCTTGCCCTCTTCTGGTTTCCCCCCTTTCCCCGGAGGCTTGGGGCTCTCTgcctccttcctgctgtctctcttcttcttctccttcttcttcttttctTTTGAGGCACCGGAAGCAGGGTTCAGCACGGCAGGGTTCATCGCGGCAGGGTCTCCCATCGCGGCGGGGGGTTTGGTGGGCTGGGTACCCTTCATCTGGGGGCTTTTGGGGATGCCCTGTATCATAGGGGGGATCCCTAGAGAAGCATTGAGGTTCCCCCCGGCAGGGAAAGAGGAGGCCTGTAGGGAGTAGAGCTGCTGGGAAGCTACGCTCCCTGGGGGTACAGGCCGGGACGATGACTTCATGTTCTTCTGAGATAGTTTGTCGGTCTTGGACTTTTTGTGGGACTTGGACTTTTCCATGCCGTCGTTGCTGGCCTCGTCGGTGAGACAGGGCCCGTCGTCACAGCCTTCCATCGGTATGCCGCTTGCTTCAGGGTCAGCGTCGCCACCTTTCTTTTTACTCTGTTTGGAACCAAACTTGCCCGGGGAAGGAGACGGACTCTGGCAGTCAAAGCCCCTTCCTTTGGGGGTGACAGACCGTGCGGGAGACAGGCAGCCTTTGTGAGAACTGGAGGCCCCGTTGCAGTTCCCCGGCTCAGGGTGAAGCGTGGAGTCCTCCCCGTACTCACTGTCCCCATCCAGGTCCAGCTTGATGTCGTCGTCGTCGTTGTGTGCGCGTGCCTGGTGGTACTTGAGGCCGTTGATGTGCTTGTACTTCTTGTTGCAGCCGGGGTGCGGGCAGTCGATGAGGACCGGCGAGGGACAGTTACGGTCGAGTGTCGGGGGCTGGGGCTCAGTTTTAATTGAGGGGATGGGGGGAAGGACAGGGGGAAGCGCCCCTCCTCCTCCGCTGTTGGAGTTGGTGCGCATGCGCTTGTTGCCTTTGGTGTCCTCAGAGCTGGAGTTGGGCTCCATGTCTGAGGCAGGTTTGGACTTGCGCTTGCTGGCCGATGAGGGGCTGGCCTTGACGTCCTCGGTGTTGCTGTTGGGTGGCGTGCGGCGCTCCGACGACGTCTGGCTGCCCCGCCGACCCTTACTGTTGTTGTTGGCGGCACGTGTCTTGCTGGTGCCGCTGCCCTTGTTGTCCGACGAGTTGCTGTTCTCGTTGACGGGTGTGTTGCTGTTGGGCCTCATCCTCTTGCCCCGGCCCCGGCCATTCCTCATCTCCAAGTCACTGGTGGGAGACTCACAGAACCTGAGGAGACAAGAGGACGTAGACGTTAGCAAATTACATTACGCATGCCAAAAACAAACGTAATTTAAAAAAGGTTGACTGATAAATGTAGGCAGAATACAAATTACACtaaatagctaggtttccatccaatctgCATAACACAATATGTGCATTTTCCACCAGAGATGGGTTTCCATCAAATtaacttgttgtggataaaaggctgtgtgtgatgacatagtgcacataaacATATATTTTGTCACAAAACCTGTTGGTTTTAGAGCAGGGGTGCCCACTCTGATCTTGGCACGTGCACTTTAcccaacagctggcagatacagtgtgggtaggctacatgcattatgagattattatggagaagagcaatattatttgtatttgtcaaatggcagtaaagaatcgatcatcatgtcaccagaataagaccctctatATTTAttagaaaggagcatcaagctcatcaccgtccACCCtatgaagttcatcataacttatttaatctgtagcctaataaactgcatgctttcctgagtcgtagtgggaggaccacacaacatacgATTATTTCAATATGATGGTTAATTacatcaatatttgcgcataaaaggCGTTTCGACCTCCATTTCTCACATAATCAATTTccccgacacaaaaagatcccaacCATGTCGAACAAATAAATAGTCTGTCACCATTTTTAAAATTGTATCggcatatcctgtttccatcagcccagCTGTGACTGTTTTCATGCATCAGGTAATTCATTCACAAGAAATGGTTGGAAGGAAACCTGGTTAATGAATTGCTGAAATTCTACATTTCTAGATAAAGACAGCTATAAACTGGGTCTGTATATCAGCAAGCCTTACACACAACTTATGGGGTGGAATTCCTTTGTCTTTCGTTTTGTCCAAATAAAGAGTGAACATTAGTTGCAGAAGGAAGAGGGTGAACAtctacactacatacacacaaaaggtatgtggacaccccttcaaattagtggatttggctatttccgccaaacccgttgctgacaggtgtgtaacatcgagcacacagccatgcaatctcgggaaagcatgcaatctccatagacaaaaattgtcagtagaatgtggcaccgtcatgggatgccacgtttccaacaagtcagttcatcaaatttctgccctgctaaagctaccccggtcaactgtaagtgctgttattgtgaagtggaaatgtttagAAGCAACAACGGCTAAGCCGCGaactggtaggccacacaagttcacagaacaggactgccaagtgctgaagtgcataaaaatcatctgtcctctgttgcaacactcactatcaagttccaaactgcctcgatgcaacgtcagcacaagaacggttcgtcgggagcgtcatgaaatgggtttccatggccgagcagctgcacacaagcttaagatcaccatgcgcaatggcaaccgtcggctggagtggtataaagcttgccgccattggactccggagcaATGGAAATGCGCtcactggagtgatgaataacgcgtcaccatctggcagtccgacggacaaacctgggtttggcggatgccaggagaacgctacctgtgccccaatgcatagtgtcaactgtaaagcaacagcatacaatgacagcttggggaaggcccttttctgtttcagcatgacaatgctcctgtgcacaaagcgaggtccatacagaaatggtttgtcgattggtgtggaagaacttgactggcctacacaaagccctgaccttaaccccattgaccacctttgggatgaattggaatgctactgcgagccaggcctaatcgcccaacatcagtgccagacttcactaatgcttgtggctgaatggaagcaagtccccgcagcaatgttccaacatctagtggaaagcttttaTAGCAGCAACGGGGGGGACCAACtcttaatgcccatgattttggaatgatatgttcgatatgtccacatacttttggtcatgcaaTGTACCTACCTGCCTGGTAAATCATAAGTAGCATAATTCACATCCCTAAAATAGAGTTGGGCCCCCATGTCTCTATGATAATAATGTAATTATCCCAGCAGTGAAGGTTAACAGTCCGTGACAAAGACACCAGGGCCTGGGATGACTCATAACTTCCCCCTCCAATCACTCCAAACTATTTCACCAGCAGCAGGGGATGAGAGTAAATCCGTAGGCCCTCTGAGATTGAGGAATTCAGACTCATTAGTCATTACTCATCGTGGAGCTGGAGAGCCTGCGGATTTGGTTTCCTGAAAGTTTGTTGAGCTGTTACTTTGCTGAGAGCCTTCAATCAAACTGTCACAGTAAGCCCAGCTACAATGCAATTCTGAAAGCCAGTCTGTCACTGTTTTGAGAGTGACTCAAGTTGGCCGTGGATGTGCAGCGCTTGAGTGGTATGGTCTATCAAAAAATGTAAGCTAAACTCTCTGCGGTAGTTAAATGAGATGGGGACTCCAGGAATGAAGATATCTCGTGTAGGAAAAAAAAGAGCATGAGAAAATGAGCCAGTGCTGAGACAATGCTGCTGATAGGCGGTGTGGTCCCACCACGACAGTGGAGAATGTGATACAGTGTTGGGAAAAGCTATTAGCTCAATAATTGGATCCGGCAATCTGGCTTGTTGGAGGATTCTATTTCTATCACTTCCTCTCGGGACGTCAGCAGTTTGCAGAATGTATCTCCGAGCCCAGGTTAAAGACTACAGTGGATAGACAAGCACTGCCGGCCCCCTAGAGACAGAGGTGAGGACTAATATCCAACAGCTAGCGTGATATAGATGGCAGATTGGTAGATTCATATCGGAGTTCCCTCTTTATGCAAGGAAAGGTGAGAAACCAAGTGCTGGAAGGGtaaattattaaaaaaaatggaGTATCTGATGTTTGATGGCCCCTGGTAATGCTCTTATTTGACATCAAACACTACTAACTACATGACTTATGATACTGTGTAAAGATTACGGCCAGCGACCATTTTTCAAATACAATTCAGTATACGGAAGCCTAACGTCAATAACTTATTTCAAAATGTTCAGTCGAATCCAGTTAATGAAAGACAAAGTACCAAAATGTGAACCGCCTGGAATAACAGTGGAGATAATGTATGAAGACGTGCTTACCTGGGAGGCGCCCAATCATGTCGAGTACAGTCCAACAGGGTGATAATATATGAAGACGTGCTTACCTGGGAGGCGCCCAATCATGTCGAGTACAGTCCAACAGGGTGATAATATATGAAGACGTGCTTACCTGGGAGGCGCCCAATCATGTCGAGTACAGTCCAACAGGGTGATAATGTATGAAGACGTGCTTACCTGGGAGGCGCCCAATCATGTCGAGTACAGTCCAACAGGGTGATAATGTATGAAGACGTGCTTACCTGGGAGGCGCCCAATCATGTCGAGTACAGTCCAACAGGGTGATAATGTATGAAGACGTGCTTACCTGGGAGGCGCCCAATCATGTCGAGTACAGTCCAACAGGGTGCCGACGTAGCTCTTGTTCCTCCAGGTCACATTCACCACCAGCATGCCTGTGGGAAAATAACAGCCTTAATTCGTCATTCATAAGAGTAACGAGACTACTATACATCATCTGGATTAATGATCTCACATTCACACCATAGTGCCAAGACAGAATTTAACAGTTGCTCCTTCATTAAGAATGACCTCACGTTGTATTCTTCAATTAACCGGGGCCACTGCATCTAACCGGGGCCACCTCAACTAACCGGAGCCACCTCAACTAACAGGGGCCACCGCATCTAACCGGGGACACCGCAACAGCTCCCATTTAAATAGATCAGACAGGGGTTCCTGGGCATACTCTCAAAGCAGGACCCCTATTATAATGTTGTCGGttctccattactgctgtctattataatgttgtcagttctccattactgctgtctaTTATAATGTTGTCAGTTCTACATTACTGCTGTCTATTATAATGTTGTAATTTCTATATGACCACTGTCTATTATAATGTTGTCAGttctccattactgctgtctaTTATAATGATGTCAGTTCTACATTACTGCTGTCTATTATAATGTTGTCAGTTCTATATGACCACTGTCTATTATAATGTTGTCAGTTCTACATTACTGTTGTCTATTATAATGTTGTCAGTGTGTATTATAATGTCAGTTCTGCATTACTGTTGTCTATTATAATGTTGTCGGTTCTACATTACTGTTGTCTATTATAATGTTGTCGGttctccattactgctgtctattataatgttgtcagttctccattactgctgtctaTTATAATGTTGTCGGTTCTGCATTACTGCTGTCTATTATAATGTTGTCAGTTCTACATTACTGTTGTCTATTATAATGTTGTCAGTTCTGCATTACTGTTGTCTATTATAATGTTGTCAGTTCTGCATTACTGTTGTCTATTATAATGTTGTCAGTTCTACATTACTGCTGTCTATTATAATGTTGTCAGttctccattactgctgtctaTTATAATGTTGTCGGTTCTGCATTACTGCTGTCTATTATAATGTTGTCAGTTCTACATTACTGTTGTCTATTATAATGTTGTCAGTTCTACATTACTGTTGTCTATTATAATGTTGTCAGTTCTGCATTACTGCTGTCTATTATAATGTTGTCAGTTCTATATGACCACTGTCTATTATAATGTTGTCAGTTCTACATTACTGCTGTCTATTATAATGTTGTCAGTTCTACATTACTGCTGTCTATTATAATGTTGTCAGTTCTATATGACCACTGTCTATTATAATGTTGTCAGTTCTCCATTACTGTTGTCTATTATAATGTTGTCAGTTCTATATGACCACTGTCTATTATAATGTAGGTTCTACATTACCACTGTCTATTATAATGTAGGTTCTACATTACTGCTGTCTATTTTAATGTAGGTTCTACATTATCACTGTCTATTATAATGTAGGTTCTACATTACCACTGTCTATTATAATGTAGGTTCTACATTACCACTGTCTATTATAATGTAGGTTCTACATTACCACTGTCTATTATAATGTAGGTTCTACATTACCACTGTCTATTATAATGTAGGTTCTACATTACCACTGTCTATTATAATGTAGGTTCTCCATTACCACTGCATTACCACTGTCTATTATAATGTAGGTTCTCCATTACCACTGCATTATCACTGTCTATTATAATGTAGGTTCTACATTACCACTGTCTATTATAATGTAGGTTCTACATTACCACTGTCTATTATAATGTAGGTTCTACATTACCACTGCATTACCACTGTAGCACCGATAGT
The genomic region above belongs to Oncorhynchus mykiss isolate Arlee chromosome 6, USDA_OmykA_1.1, whole genome shotgun sequence and contains:
- the LOC110506202 gene encoding zinc finger protein 609-like isoform X2 yields the protein MSLSSGTAGGKGVDSNAVDTYDSGDEWDIGVGNLIIDLDADLEKDKLEMSGTKDGGGMTAPPTAVAALPDNIRFVSPVPGPQGKESKSKSKRSKNSKDNSSKVSAGDGTKKEGQTRTQGEPTNTGATAGATSNNSTTGKGMDKGGKVSRNSGKKDKEGASGKSKKEKSEGVPVVVIAATEKEVVSQVALGVNRSAPFENTQSTDLVGDDQLGNIALESVGIVPALTIKTEPQELDNIECRTLKKVKNEKMESPVSTPAPPALHLLAAVGDNIASPCEQIMVRTRSVASNTSDASLATEPDCLGPCEPGTSVNLEGIVWQETEDGMLVVNVTWRNKSYVGTLLDCTRHDWAPPRFCESPTSDLEMRNGRGRGKRMRPNSNTPVNENSNSSDNKGSGTSKTRAANNNSKGRRGSQTSSERRTPPNSNTEDVKASPSSASKRKSKPASDMEPNSSSEDTKGNKRMRTNSNSGGGGALPPVLPPIPSIKTEPQPPTLDRNCPSPVLIDCPHPGCNKKYKHINGLKYHQARAHNDDDDIKLDLDGDSEYGEDSTLHPEPGNCNGASSSHKGCLSPARSVTPKGRGFDCQSPSPSPGKFGSKQSKKKGGDADPEASGIPMEGCDDGPCLTDEASNDGMEKSKSHKKSKTDKLSQKNMKSSSRPVPPGSVASQQLYSLQASSFPAGGNLNASLGIPPMIQGIPKSPQMKGTQPTKPPAAMGDPAAMNPAVLNPASGASKEKKKKEKKKRDSRKEAESPKPPGKGGKPEEGKSPYSESSEPGKGDGLLNGSSDPHQSRLASIKAEADKIYSFTDNAPSLSIGVASRIEGTGMPQPLTPLHVVTQNGGGADNSSVKTNSPAYSDISDAGEDGEGRLVEGVKVKVEDQGIREGAKKALFPSQTPNKESPYYAGYEAYYSPNYTCPSPGAANPGMPHTESPALKVKREDEQENVEDKVKVEPHEDRKPEMNASSQQQQQQHHHHHHHHQQQQQQSVIQQRSNMYMQPLYYNQYSYVPPYAYHPDQAYHNHLLNTNPAYRHQYEERQRQVISEQHRAAVAEKKSSDAAAMKEREASMKKEWKQKALGPPTLSKAPGKTDSLANKTQQNQGKTRDSPSEPSKASATGLKGEVSKSQQAEGLKMKLSEGGHHGKEDSKPSLDSRAGIEQAMWYRQTQMEDEQQQQQQPPPPRWKDERDRERERDRDRKGKDDRPNRPKESGGPKEEDGAGPKEGTDPRMSSAEDQRTMGKDPRANAHMQFSSALAQHQGYMPYMPGYPYGQGYDPSHPGYRGMPTVMMQNYPGSPYLPAGYPFSPYGGKMAGGEEEARGGDKSRASPTVSGKAASVDSKALDILQQHASQYKSKSPTVGDKPSHERDRGERSGGERERERDMERPRSSPSQRIMPSHHHLGYPLLSGQYDLSYTTGLSSSAIVASQQAAAPSLYPPARR
- the LOC110506202 gene encoding zinc finger protein 609-like isoform X1, whose protein sequence is MSLSSGTAGGKGVDSNAVDTYDSGDEWDIGVGNLIIDLDADLEKDKLEMSGTKDGGGMTAPPTAVAALPDNIRFVSPVPGPQGKESKSKSKRSKNSKDNSSKVSAGDGTKKEGQTRTQGEPTNTGATAGATSNNSTTGKGMDKGGKVSRNSGKKDKEGASGKSKKEKSEGVPVVVIAATEKEVVSQVALGVNRSAPFENTQSTDLVGDDQLGNIALESVGIVPALTIKTEPQELDNIECRTLKKVKNEKMESPVSTPAPPALHLLAAVGDNIASPCEQIMVRTRSVASNTSDASLATEPDCLGPCEPGTSVNLEGIVWQETEDGMLVVNVTWRNKSYVGTLLDCTRHDWAPPRFCESPTSDLEMRNGRGRGKRMRPNSNTPVNENSNSSDNKGSGTSKTRAANNNSKGRRGSQTSSERRTPPNSNTEDVKASPSSASKRKSKPASDMEPNSSSEDTKGNKRMRTNSNSGGGGALPPVLPPIPSIKTEPQPPTLDRNCPSPVLIDCPHPGCNKKYKHINGLKYHQARAHNDDDDIKLDLDGDSEYGEDSTLHPEPGNCNGASSSHKGCLSPARSVTPKGRGFDCQSPSPSPGKFGSKQSKKKGGDADPEASGIPMEGCDDGPCLTDEASNDGMEKSKSHKKSKTDKLSQKNMKSSSRPVPPGSVASQQLYSLQASSFPAGGNLNASLGIPPMIQGIPKSPQMKGTQPTKPPAAMGDPAAMNPAVLNPASGASKEKKKKEKKKRDSRKEAESPKPPGKGGKPEEGKSPYSESSEPGKGDGLLNGSSDPHQSRLASIKAEADKIYSFTDNAPSLSIGVASRIEGTGMPQPLTPLHVVTQNGGGADNSSVKTNSPAYSDISDAGEDGEGRLVEGVKVKVEDQGIREGAKKALFPSQTPNKESPYYAGYEAYYSPNYTCPSPGAANPGMPHTESPALKVKREDEQENVEDKVKVEPHEDRKPEMNASSQQQQQQHHHHHHHHQQQQQQSVIQQRSNMYMQPLYYNQYSYVPPYAYHPDQAYHNHLLNTNPAYRHQYEERQRQVISEQHRAAVAEKKSSDAAAMKEREASMKKEWKQKALGPPTLSKAPGKTDSLANKTQQNQGKTRDSPSEPSKASATGLKGEVSKSQQAEGLKMKLSEGGHHGKEDSKPSLDSRAGIEQAMWYRQQTQMEDEQQQQQQPPPPRWKDERDRERERDRDRKGKDDRPNRPKESGGPKEEDGAGPKEGTDPRMSSAEDQRTMGKDPRANAHMQFSSALAQHQGYMPYMPGYPYGQGYDPSHPGYRGMPTVMMQNYPGSPYLPAGYPFSPYGGKMAGGEEEARGGDKSRASPTVSGKAASVDSKALDILQQHASQYKSKSPTVGDKPSHERDRGERSGGERERERDMERPRSSPSQRIMPSHHHLGYPLLSGQYDLSYTTGLSSSAIVASQQAAAPSLYPPARR
- the LOC110506202 gene encoding zinc finger protein 609-like isoform X3, producing MESPVSTPAPPALHLLAAVGDNIASPCEQIMVRTRSVASNTSDASLATEPDCLGPCEPGTSVNLEGIVWQETEDGMLVVNVTWRNKSYVGTLLDCTRHDWAPPRFCESPTSDLEMRNGRGRGKRMRPNSNTPVNENSNSSDNKGSGTSKTRAANNNSKGRRGSQTSSERRTPPNSNTEDVKASPSSASKRKSKPASDMEPNSSSEDTKGNKRMRTNSNSGGGGALPPVLPPIPSIKTEPQPPTLDRNCPSPVLIDCPHPGCNKKYKHINGLKYHQARAHNDDDDIKLDLDGDSEYGEDSTLHPEPGNCNGASSSHKGCLSPARSVTPKGRGFDCQSPSPSPGKFGSKQSKKKGGDADPEASGIPMEGCDDGPCLTDEASNDGMEKSKSHKKSKTDKLSQKNMKSSSRPVPPGSVASQQLYSLQASSFPAGGNLNASLGIPPMIQGIPKSPQMKGTQPTKPPAAMGDPAAMNPAVLNPASGASKEKKKKEKKKRDSRKEAESPKPPGKGGKPEEGKSPYSESSEPGKGDGLLNGSSDPHQSRLASIKAEADKIYSFTDNAPSLSIGVASRIEGTGMPQPLTPLHVVTQNGGGADNSSVKTNSPAYSDISDAGEDGEGRLVEGVKVKVEDQGIREGAKKALFPSQTPNKESPYYAGYEAYYSPNYTCPSPGAANPGMPHTESPALKVKREDEQENVEDKVKVEPHEDRKPEMNASSQQQQQQHHHHHHHHQQQQQQSVIQQRSNMYMQPLYYNQYSYVPPYAYHPDQAYHNHLLNTNPAYRHQYEERQRQVISEQHRAAVAEKKSSDAAAMKEREASMKKEWKQKALGPPTLSKAPGKTDSLANKTQQNQGKTRDSPSEPSKASATGLKGEVSKSQQAEGLKMKLSEGGHHGKEDSKPSLDSRAGIEQAMWYRQQTQMEDEQQQQQQPPPPRWKDERDRERERDRDRKGKDDRPNRPKESGGPKEEDGAGPKEGTDPRMSSAEDQRTMGKDPRANAHMQFSSALAQHQGYMPYMPGYPYGQGYDPSHPGYRGMPTVMMQNYPGSPYLPAGYPFSPYGGKMAGGEEEARGGDKSRASPTVSGKAASVDSKALDILQQHASQYKSKSPTVGDKPSHERDRGERSGGERERERDMERPRSSPSQRIMPSHHHLGYPLLSGQYDLSYTTGLSSSAIVASQQAAAPSLYPPARR